GTGAGACGGGCAAGAAGGGGGAAACCTCCCGTTTTAGCGGTATGGGCGTGCGCAATGTGCATGAGCGGATCGTTCACATGTACGGCGATTCGTACGGCGTCAAGCTGTACAGTGAGCCAGGTTTATATACAAAGGCCGAGATCCGGCTGCCGAAAAAAATGGAGAGTAAGGACAAATCCCGACAAGAGGTGATATAAAGCTATGTTTCAAGTGCTGCTCGTTGATGATGAGCCGCTCGTGCGGCATGATCTGAGAACGTTATTGGACTGGAATGAGCATGGATTCGAATTATGCGGCCAAGCGCATAACGGATTGATGGCCTTGGCCATGATTGAGCAGTCTCCCCCGCATATTGCGATCATTGACGTGAATATGCCCGATATGAACGGTGTAGAGCTCAACCGGGCGATTAAAGAACGGTTTCCGTTCATTCAGACGATTATGCTCAGTAGCTTTGATGATTATGACTACGTGCGGGAGTGCCTGAAGAACGGCTCCATCGATTATCTGTTGAAGCATCGGCTGGACGGTGCAGCGCTAGTCACCTTATTAAACAAAGCGGTCCTGGAATTGCGGCAGGAAGATCGGTTGCTGGAAGTACGCATGACTCACGAGGTCGTGGCCGAAAGGCCGAGTCCCGTGCTGCTCCGTGATTATATCGTGTATCTCGTTAGCGGGAGGAAGGATGCAACCACGGAGGTGGAAGCTTTTTCACAAAAAAAGCGCCTGTACCCCCACGCCTTAAGCTATGCGGCAGCGGCTGTGCAGATTGTTCCGTTTCTGCTGCTGACGGAGTCATACAGCGACGTGCAAACGAACCGGCTGGTTCAGCAGGTGGTCGATATGATGCAGCAGAGCTTGGGTGATATTCAGGAGCGGACGGCGGCTTACGTGGAGGATGGGCGGTTTATTGTCGTGTTTGCGTTCAAGGAGCGGAGCGAACATGCCATAAAGAATGAGATAGCCGGAAGGATGAGGAAGCTTCAGCATGCGCTCGAGCTGTTCCTTAATCTAAAATGCGTGGTCTCCGTCGGACATGTATGCACCAGCTTGTCACAACTTGGCTCAAGTTATAGCTCCGCTGAGCGGATGCTCGACGCTTCCACCATGGAGCCGTCCGGAAGCCATGCGGCACCAAGGATGCCGGGCCGGGCGGGGGGACTTGCAGGCGGCAACCATCAGCGCGTATCTTTGACGATCGAGGAACACAAACAGCTGCTGCTTTCGATTGAACGACTGGACATCGAAGGTGTGCACGGTTTAATCGCCTCTGTTTTTGCTTCGATCCGTCATCTTCCGGTCCATTCGCATACGATCCAGATGATCGTCAGCGAGCTCATGCAAACCGGGGATAAGGCGTGGAAGACATGGATGCCATCTGTTGGAGCCGCGAAGGAGAAGCTTCCTTCAAGAAGCGAGCTCGGAAGAATCGGCAGTGTCGGGGAGCTGGTGCAATGGCTGCAATCCTACTATGCGGACTTGCTTGCCCTGCTGAAGCAGCATCGTGCGGCGGGACCGTATTCCCGCCATGTCACGCAGGCTGTTCATTTTATTCTGGAGAGGTATCCGGGTTATGTCACGCTGGAGCTTGCCGCGGGTGCCATCGGCCTGAACTCTTCTTATTTAAGCAGAATATTCAAGGAAGAGACGCAGCGGACGTTCTCGGAGTATCTGAATCGGGTTCGAATTGACGCAGGGCGGAAGCTGCTGGAAAGCGGCAAATACTCGATCAAGGAAATCAGCAATCAAGTGGGATTCACGACCCATAACTATTTTTTTAAAGTATTCAAGGAAATAACGGGGGTAACCCCGCAGGAGTATTTGAACCGCTTGGGAAGAGGATAGGCCAAAAACCAAGTATTCAGATCGGCAGAAGAGCCGTGCGGGGAGGCCGCCGCTCACAAACCGTAAAATATGTGGAGTAAATGGTCATATTTTTGTAATGGGCCGTCTTGAAGGGTGAATTATAATAATCACACACCAATAGTAAACGCTTACAAATGGCGCTTGGTGAATGAAGGGATATGGGGGTCGCTTATTTATGCGTAAACGCTGGGGAAGAAACGCGGTCATCACAATGATCGCTTCCAGCTTGATGCTGGCTGGATGCAGTTCCGATGGAGGTTCGAAGAAAGAGGCAACACCCAAAGGTACAGAGAATGTGGTTCATGCTACAGGGTTTCCGATTGTAGAGCAGCCCGTGGATCTCAAGATGTTCACCCGGATTGCACCCGTGAACGGTCCGTTCAAAGAGATGCCGGTATTTCAGGATTACGAGAAATTGAGCAATGTGAAGGTTGAATTCATTGAAGCGCCGACGGATGGCTTCCAGGAGAAGAAAAATCTGTTATTCGCCTCCAACGAGCTGCCTGATGCCTTGTTCCGTTCCGGCCTATCCCCGCTCGAGGCCGTTCGCTACGGATCGGCAGGGCAATTGATTCCGCTGGAAGGCCTAATCGATGAATATGCGCCGAATCTGAAAAAATTGATGGAGCAATATCCCGAAATTCGCTCGGGCATCACAACGCCGGAGGGGCATATCTATGCGATTCCGGGCATTGTAACACTGGGCGCGGCACGGACGGATAAGAAATGGATCAACCAGATGTGGCTGGAGAAGCTGAATCTGGAGGTGCCGGAGACGACGGAAGAATTGTATGAAGTGCTGTTGGCCTTCCGTGACGGGGACCCGAACGGCAACGGTAAACAGGACGAAATCCCGATGACGGCTCGGCTCGGATTGCCGGTTGTGGCCGCAATGAGCGGATCATTCGGACTGGATTCCCAGCTCGGCTATAACGTCAATATCGAGAATGACAAAGTCAGCATCTGGATGGGCAGCGACAAGAATAAAGAGATGCTCATGTACTTAAACAAGCTTTACAAGGAGAAGCTTCTGGATCCCGAGATATTCTCGCACACCGAAGCGCAATATTTGGCCAAGCAGGGGTCGGGCAATGCGGGATTCTTCTTTGACCAGACCAACAATAATTTCTTGTCGATCCAGGACCAGTATACCGGAATCGCGCCTCCGGCTGGCCCGAACGGAGATCGGATGCAAAGCCAGGCCTTGCCGATTGCGCGGGATTTTGGAGCCTTTGCCATCACGTCCATTAATAAGTACCCGGAAGTAACGATGCGCTGGATCGACTATTTCTATAGCGACGAAGGATCGACGCTTCTGAGGTTCGGCAGGGAAGGAGAGCATTATGAGCTCAAGGACGGGATTCCGTTCTATACCGAGGATTTCCTGAAGGATATTACCAATCAGGCCAAAATCACGCCTTACGCCGGGGGAGGGGCACCTCATCTCATCAGCGAGCAGGTTTCTTCTTTCATCAATCCGCCGCAGGTACAGGAGGCGCAGCAGAAGCTGGATCCGTTCATGCCGGAGGTTCGTTATGCGGCTCCAATGTTTGATGAGCAAACCGCACAGCAGGTCAACATCCTGCGAAACGATATCGACAAATATTACGAAGAGCAAAGCACGAAATTCATTGTTGGCGCGCTTAGCTTCGACAAGTGGGGAGAATTCCAATCCACACTCAAGAAGATGAAAGTAGACGAGCTGGAGAAATTGTATCAGGATGCCTATGACAAGATGCAGAAATAATGCTGCTACATCATGGATAAGGAGTGGATGCCCTTGAAGCGTGTCAAAGCCGATTCATCAATGGCTCTGCCTCGAAGCGATTCGAGGCGGGGTTCCCGTCTTTTAAGGCAAATGGCCAAGCGATATGACCTGTATCTCATGCTGCTTCTGCCAGTCATCTGGTATCTGGTCTTTCATTATGGTCCGTTGTACGGGCTGCAAATCGCGTTTAAAAACTTTAATCCGGCAAAAGGTATCCTCGGCAGCAGCTGGGAGGGCTTCGGGCATTTCGAACGCTTCTTTGATTCGTATTATTTTTGGCGGCTGCTGTGGAATACGCTGTCCATCAATTTGTTTTCCTTGTTGATCGCCTTCCCGATTCCGATCTTGCTGGCGTTGATCATCAATGAAATACGCAACAAGACTTTCAGCAAATGGCTGCAGAACATTACGTACATTCCGCATTTTATTTCGGTGGTCGTGATTGTTGGCATTCTGAACGTGTTCCTCTCGCCCAATAGCGGTCCGATCAATCTGTTGATCGAGGCCGTCGGCGGTACGCCGATTCGTTTTCTTGAGGAAGCCGGCTGGTTCAAGACCATCTTTATCGGCTCTAACATCTGGCAGAACATGGGGTGGCAGTCCATTATCTATATTGCGGCGCTGAGCGGGGTGAACCCGCAGCTCTACGAGGCGGCCAAGATGGACGGGGCGTCGAGGCTGCGGCGCATTTGGCACATCTCTTTACCGGGAATCGCGCCTGTCGTTATCATTTTGCTTATTTTGGATATCGGCCATTTCATGAACATTGGCTTTGAGAAAATATTGTTGATGCAGAACAACTTGAATCTGGAATCGAGCGACGTCATTTCCACGTTTGTCTACACGACAGGCATTTTAAAGGGAGAATACAGTTACACGGCAGCGATCGGGCTGTTTAATTCGGTCATCAATCTGATCCTGCTGCTGTTCGTAAACCGGATTGCGCGCAAGACGTCAGAGACAAGCTTATGGTAAAGGAGGGGACGCGCCATGCCCAAGCCGTCGATAGTAAAAGAAGCCGCGAATGAGCGGGTATTCGATGTCATTATATACGTGATTGCCTCGATCATTATCGTCATTGTGCTGTACCCGTTGATTTTTATTGTCAGCGCTTCGTTCAGTGATCCGACAAGGGTATTGAATGGCGAAGTTTGGCTGCTGCCGAAAAGCGTCACGCTGGATGCCTACACGAATATATTGCAAAACGAAAAGATTTGGATAGGATATCGCAACACGATCTTCTATACGATCGTCGGTACAGTGATCAATATTATCATGACGATCTTGGCGGCCTACCCGCTATCGAGGCCTGACCTTCCGGGGCGCAATGCCATCATGGTGTTTATCACGCTGACCATGTTCTTCAGCGGAGGGTTGATTCCAACGTATCTGCTGGTCAAGGATTTGGGAATGGTCGATACGATGTGGGCGCTGATTGTTCCCGGCGCCATTGCGACTTACAATCTGATTGTGATGAGGACCTATTTCCAATCGAGCATTCCCTGGGAGCTGCAGGAGGCCGCCCATATCGACGGCTGCTCCAACTGGAGGCTGCTTTTCAGTATCATTCTGCCTCTGTCCAAGCCGATCCTGGCAGTCATGGTTTTGTTTTATGCGGTAGGTCACTGGAATTCATTCTTTAATGCGCTCATCTATATTCGCAACGAGAATTTGCACCCGCTTCAACTGGTGCTGCGCGAAATTTTGCTGATCAGCCAATCCGCTTCCGTGGACGGTAGCGTTGGACTGGAGGATAAAATTTTACTTGCCGAGAGTATTAAATACGCGGTAATTATCGTCTCAAGTTTACCTGTACTGTTGATGTATCCGTTCGTGCAGCGGCATTTCGTTAAAGGCGTCATGATTGGCTCGATTAAAGGTTGATTTCCGATACCGATCGTACGGGCCAGCCTAAAATTCCTTTGGGAGGTTTTATGTTGAAAACGAACGCAACGATTACCATTAATTGCAGCCGAAAGAGCGATCATACGATCAATCCTTATCTGTTCGGGCATTTTGTGGAGGATATTCGGGACCATATGGAGGCGATGCTCGCGTTTCCGCTGAAGGACATGGATTTTGAAAGCGATGCAGAAACGAAGACACCGGTATCGGGAAGCTGGCGCCCCTATACCAACGGGCGTAACACCAGGTACGCGATGGAAGCCCCGGCACCCCGGCATTCGGGACGCGCCCAGCGCATCCGCATCCTGAGCGATGACGAAGCCTATGCCGGCATTGCGCAGAAAGCGGCATTAAAGGGTCCGATGAAGTATACGGTCCGGCTTGTTGCCCGCGCTTCCATTGAGCTTCAATACGTAACGGTCGATGTCGTGGACCGGCGCACGGAAGAAACGCTTGGACAGCTTCGCGTGGAGCTGGGCAGCCACAACTGGCAGGAATACGAGGGAGAGCTGTCCATAACACGCGCTTGCAGCGATGCCGAGATCCGGGTGTATGTTCCGGCCGAGCATCCAAGGTGGATCGATCACGTATCCACCGGCATGCTCTGGATCGATCACGTGTCTCTGCTGCCGATCGATAGCATTGCGATGGTGAAGCGTGAAGTGATCGAGATGACGAGAGGACTGAATGCGGGCATGATGAGGCTCGCGGGCAATTACATCAGCGCATACCATTGGGAGCATGGCATCGGCCCGGTTCTGGAGCGACCGGTCATGTACAATGAGGCTTGGGGAGGATGGACCAGCAAATATTTCGGAACGGACGAATTCATCCGCTTTTGCCGCGAGCTGCAGGTGGAACCTTTGATATGCGTGAACGATGGATCGGGTACACCTGAAGAAGCCGCACAGTGGATCGAATACTGCAACGGAAGCGCGGAAACGCCGATGGGGGCTTTACGAACCCAAAACGGCTTCCCTGAGCCGTATAACGTCAAGTATTGGGAAATCGGCAACGAAGTATGGGGCCAATGGCAGGTCGGCACTTGTACGGCAGACCGGTTTGCGAAGCGGACGATCTCGTTTGCCAAGGCTATGAAGGAGGCGGACGCTTCCATCGTGCTGCTGGCCTGCGGGCATTACGAGCAGGAATGGAACCGAACCGTGCTGGATCTGGCAGGCGAGTATATGGATTATTTGACACTGCATTTGTATCACGGCTACGGACCTTTCGGCATGAACCGCGAAACGCCGGCGGAGGAACGCTATAAGGCGATTGCCTCTTATCCCGAGTGGACCCGGCACCATATCCGTCAAACGACGGAGTTGATCCGATCCCAGTCGAAGCACAGCCACGTGAAGCTGGCGATCACCGAATACAACACGATGTACTATCCGAATACGGTGCGAAAAGGGCTGCCTAACGAACATACGCTGGGAGCCGCGGTGGCCAATGCCGCCAACCTGAACGAAATGATTCGCTGCAGCGACATGGTGCATATCGGCAGCTTCTCCGATCTTGTGAATGGCTGGCTTGGAGGATGCATCCGGGTCGGGGACTACTATGCGGATCAGTATTGCGGCAAGGAGCCCGGATGGAGCGGGCTTCCGCTCACGGTATACGGGACGCCGACCTATGAAGTGTTAAAGCTTTACGCGAATCGGGACGTCCGGCGTATTCTCCCCGTCCAAGCGGAATGCGGAACTTTCTCCGTGGCATCAAGCAAGAAGACGCCTGTGGAGCTTGGCGCGCTTTTGGACCTGGACATTGTGGCCGGGACGAATGACGACGGCAGCAAAGTAACCGTATTTATCGTTAACCGAAGTCTGGAGGAGGTAACGGCCGTGCTGGATCTGCAGGCCTTCGAGGCTTCCGGGGAAACGATCCTTTATGAAATCACCGGCAATTCTTACGATGATATTAACTCCGTATTCCAGCCGGATCATATTGTGTGCAAGGAAAGCAGGGTGCCGGTAGAAGCATGGCGCCAAGGTTACAACTTGCGGCCTTCATCCGTTTACGCGCTTGAATTCAAAGCGAGTGTATAGTGGCGGAAGGTACAGAGGAATGATGTAAGCTCCATAACAAATCGTTGCACCAAAAAAGTCGGACTGCGCTGGCAGTTTCCGGCTTTTTGTGGTGCAGGTGGATGGTTTAGGCTCCGCCTGGATCATGATAGATGACCCTGCAAAGGAAAACGGAATTATAAAGGATTCATCGTTTAACTTATTTTGGGGAAGTGTAAATACAGACTAAACACAAGGATGGGGTGATTCAGATGTCAAACGAAACCGTAGTGAACCAAGAAGCGGTCGAGACCGTGAAGGATATTATTAAGGATATTGAAACAGCGATGTTCTCCACGATATCGGAGGGCGGGATCAATTCCAGACCGATGCAAACGCAGGATATCGAATTCGACGGCGATTTGTGGTTTTTAACGAAAAGGGACACCAGCAAATATCAAGAAATTATGGCTAATCCCAACGTCAATGTCGCTTATGTCGGCAACTCCTATGTATCGATTCGGGGAACGGCCCAAGTCGTGGATGACCTTGAGCGGAAAAAGGCGCTTTGGAATGCGGCATATGAGAAGTTTCTGCAAACGTCCTACGACGATCCCAACATTATTTTGATCAAGGTGGATACAGATACTGCGGAGTATTGGGAAACCGGGAACAAAACGAAAACGGTGAAAGCCTTCTTCAAAAAAATGGTGGGCCAACAGCCGGAGGGTGACTCGGATATTAACAAAACCGTCGATCTCCAT
Above is a window of Paenibacillus sp. FSL K6-1330 DNA encoding:
- a CDS encoding extracellular solute-binding protein — protein: MRKRWGRNAVITMIASSLMLAGCSSDGGSKKEATPKGTENVVHATGFPIVEQPVDLKMFTRIAPVNGPFKEMPVFQDYEKLSNVKVEFIEAPTDGFQEKKNLLFASNELPDALFRSGLSPLEAVRYGSAGQLIPLEGLIDEYAPNLKKLMEQYPEIRSGITTPEGHIYAIPGIVTLGAARTDKKWINQMWLEKLNLEVPETTEELYEVLLAFRDGDPNGNGKQDEIPMTARLGLPVVAAMSGSFGLDSQLGYNVNIENDKVSIWMGSDKNKEMLMYLNKLYKEKLLDPEIFSHTEAQYLAKQGSGNAGFFFDQTNNNFLSIQDQYTGIAPPAGPNGDRMQSQALPIARDFGAFAITSINKYPEVTMRWIDYFYSDEGSTLLRFGREGEHYELKDGIPFYTEDFLKDITNQAKITPYAGGGAPHLISEQVSSFINPPQVQEAQQKLDPFMPEVRYAAPMFDEQTAQQVNILRNDIDKYYEEQSTKFIVGALSFDKWGEFQSTLKKMKVDELEKLYQDAYDKMQK
- a CDS encoding pyridoxamine 5'-phosphate oxidase family protein, translated to MSNETVVNQEAVETVKDIIKDIETAMFSTISEGGINSRPMQTQDIEFDGDLWFLTKRDTSKYQEIMANPNVNVAYVGNSYVSIRGTAQVVDDLERKKALWNAAYEKFLQTSYDDPNIILIKVDTDTAEYWETGNKTKTVKAFFKKMVGQQPEGDSDINKTVDLHG
- a CDS encoding alpha-L-arabinofuranosidase C-terminal domain-containing protein; protein product: MKTNATITINCSRKSDHTINPYLFGHFVEDIRDHMEAMLAFPLKDMDFESDAETKTPVSGSWRPYTNGRNTRYAMEAPAPRHSGRAQRIRILSDDEAYAGIAQKAALKGPMKYTVRLVARASIELQYVTVDVVDRRTEETLGQLRVELGSHNWQEYEGELSITRACSDAEIRVYVPAEHPRWIDHVSTGMLWIDHVSLLPIDSIAMVKREVIEMTRGLNAGMMRLAGNYISAYHWEHGIGPVLERPVMYNEAWGGWTSKYFGTDEFIRFCRELQVEPLICVNDGSGTPEEAAQWIEYCNGSAETPMGALRTQNGFPEPYNVKYWEIGNEVWGQWQVGTCTADRFAKRTISFAKAMKEADASIVLLACGHYEQEWNRTVLDLAGEYMDYLTLHLYHGYGPFGMNRETPAEERYKAIASYPEWTRHHIRQTTELIRSQSKHSHVKLAITEYNTMYYPNTVRKGLPNEHTLGAAVANAANLNEMIRCSDMVHIGSFSDLVNGWLGGCIRVGDYYADQYCGKEPGWSGLPLTVYGTPTYEVLKLYANRDVRRILPVQAECGTFSVASSKKTPVELGALLDLDIVAGTNDDGSKVTVFIVNRSLEEVTAVLDLQAFEASGETILYEITGNSYDDINSVFQPDHIVCKESRVPVEAWRQGYNLRPSSVYALEFKASV
- a CDS encoding ABC transporter permease subunit, with the protein product MKRVKADSSMALPRSDSRRGSRLLRQMAKRYDLYLMLLLPVIWYLVFHYGPLYGLQIAFKNFNPAKGILGSSWEGFGHFERFFDSYYFWRLLWNTLSINLFSLLIAFPIPILLALIINEIRNKTFSKWLQNITYIPHFISVVVIVGILNVFLSPNSGPINLLIEAVGGTPIRFLEEAGWFKTIFIGSNIWQNMGWQSIIYIAALSGVNPQLYEAAKMDGASRLRRIWHISLPGIAPVVIILLILDIGHFMNIGFEKILLMQNNLNLESSDVISTFVYTTGILKGEYSYTAAIGLFNSVINLILLLFVNRIARKTSETSLW
- a CDS encoding carbohydrate ABC transporter permease; protein product: MPKPSIVKEAANERVFDVIIYVIASIIIVIVLYPLIFIVSASFSDPTRVLNGEVWLLPKSVTLDAYTNILQNEKIWIGYRNTIFYTIVGTVINIIMTILAAYPLSRPDLPGRNAIMVFITLTMFFSGGLIPTYLLVKDLGMVDTMWALIVPGAIATYNLIVMRTYFQSSIPWELQEAAHIDGCSNWRLLFSIILPLSKPILAVMVLFYAVGHWNSFFNALIYIRNENLHPLQLVLREILLISQSASVDGSVGLEDKILLAESIKYAVIIVSSLPVLLMYPFVQRHFVKGVMIGSIKG
- a CDS encoding response regulator: MFQVLLVDDEPLVRHDLRTLLDWNEHGFELCGQAHNGLMALAMIEQSPPHIAIIDVNMPDMNGVELNRAIKERFPFIQTIMLSSFDDYDYVRECLKNGSIDYLLKHRLDGAALVTLLNKAVLELRQEDRLLEVRMTHEVVAERPSPVLLRDYIVYLVSGRKDATTEVEAFSQKKRLYPHALSYAAAAVQIVPFLLLTESYSDVQTNRLVQQVVDMMQQSLGDIQERTAAYVEDGRFIVVFAFKERSEHAIKNEIAGRMRKLQHALELFLNLKCVVSVGHVCTSLSQLGSSYSSAERMLDASTMEPSGSHAAPRMPGRAGGLAGGNHQRVSLTIEEHKQLLLSIERLDIEGVHGLIASVFASIRHLPVHSHTIQMIVSELMQTGDKAWKTWMPSVGAAKEKLPSRSELGRIGSVGELVQWLQSYYADLLALLKQHRAAGPYSRHVTQAVHFILERYPGYVTLELAAGAIGLNSSYLSRIFKEETQRTFSEYLNRVRIDAGRKLLESGKYSIKEISNQVGFTTHNYFFKVFKEITGVTPQEYLNRLGRG